Proteins encoded within one genomic window of Besnoitia besnoiti strain Bb-Ger1 chromosome II, whole genome shotgun sequence:
- a CDS encoding hypothetical protein (encoded by transcript BESB_040590), with product MVALGLCGVDDLPEDVRLLEDAGKEVENSIFHLERSNKELREEDPNDKVYLEAIKQNEVALETKRARLQRIRDKISLLLSRGQSAHSCCAIFAGSPPSSGASACATSSLPSHSAGTEREHLDTFHDCSQEFLSLESRASEDRFDAPREQPQRRSPSRSGDSSPPTSSDGTTAQIRQQNCSHLAPEGDGGISRRSAGAAGGVHETWCTSRTPFPRALDHRADESGTANEGNDAACLERVSPEVVDPMFRPDSILPCSMVAVFLVRFSA from the exons ATGGTGGCCCTTGGACTCTGTGGTGTTGACGACTTGCCTGAAGATGTGCGATTGTTGGAAGACGCGGGAAAGGAGGTGGAAAACTCCATTTTCCACCTTG AAAGGTCCAATAAGGAGCTGAGAGAAGAGGATCCG AATGACAAGGTGTACTTAGAGGCGATAAAACAGAACGAAGTGGCCCTGGAGACGAAGCGTGCGCGTTTGCAACGCATCCGAGATAAGATTTCTTTGCTGTTGTCCCGAGGTCAATCTGCtcacagctgctgcgcaaTCTTCGCGGGCAGTCCTCCTTCGTCAGGCGCCTCAGCTTGCGCGACATCTTCTCTGCCATCCCATTCAGCGGGTACTGAGAGAGAGCATCTTGACACATTCCATGATTGCTCACAAGAATTCCTCTCGCTCGAATCaagggcgagcgaggacAGATTCGACGCTCCTCGGGAGCAGCCGCAACGccgctctccttctcgctccgGGGACTCTTCGCCCCCCACAAGTTCGGATGGCACGACTGCGCAAATCAGACAGCAGAATTGTTCACATCTCGCGCCGGAAGGTGATGGCGGCATCAGCAGGCGGTCTGCTGGAGCCGCGGGTGGTGTGCACGAAACGTGGTGCACTTCCCGTACGCCGTTTCCGCGTGCGTTAGACCACCGAGCTGACGAGTCGGGAACAGCTAATGAGGGAAATG ACGCAGCGTGCTTGGAGCGGGTGTCTCCCGAGGTGGTCGATCCCATGTTTCGGCCTGACTCGATTCTTCCCTGCTCCATGGTCGCCGTGTTCCTCGTTCGCTTTTCTGCATGA
- a CDS encoding 6-phosphogluconate dehydrogenase (encoded by transcript BESB_040570), with amino-acid sequence MSCDVGLYGLAVMGLNLSLNMASRGFKVCVCNRTPSKIIVAVQKAEEQNVKNYIGIESITEFVAALKRPRRIVMMVQSGAPVDALIEQFLPLLEKGDCLVDGGNEFFENTERRERLCAAQGVLYMGLGVSGGEVGARHGPSLMPGGSPEAWELMKPILVQIAAKIDPSGATPSPGATTFTQAELENACVTHIGPGGAGNYVKMVHNGIEYGDMQLIAEAYYMLKYLCGQSNKQLQATFTEWNRGELNSYLVELTSKIFAKKDSLSDAYLVDQILDAAGSKGTGKWTVQQAADAGVAVPTIAAALDMRYISDDVALRKKMASVYAKSWPAPSQTASASADLARDAARALMCGKICCYAQGMQLLAVVSEKRGWQLNLAEISRIWKGGCIIRAAFLDTMRKAFSANPSLKNLLLDPQIAQTVVAGLPSLKRVVATSLCTSPPVRQEDFPIHLSVPCHSSSYFYLAANATAKLPLNLVQAQRDAFGAHTFKRIDREGVFHEENWATDV; translated from the exons ATGTCGTGCGACGTCGGTTTGTACGGCCTGGCCGTCATGGGCCTCAATCTGTCGCTCAATATGGCGAGCAGGGGGTTCAAGGTCTGCGTGTGCAACCGGACGCCGAGCAAGATCATCGTCGCTGtccagaaggcggaggaacAAAATGTGAAGAACTACATAGGGATCGAGTCCATTACTGAATTC GTTGCTGCGCTTAAGCGGCCGAGGAGAATCGTCATGATGGTTCAA TCTGGTGCTCCAGTGGATGCACTTATCGAGCAGTTCTTACCTCTCCTGGAAAAAGGCGACTGTTTAGTCGACGGTGGCAACGAGTTCTTCGAGAACACGGAGCGCCGTGAACGTCTGTGTGCAGCTCAAGGCGTTCT ATATATGGGCCTGGGCGTCAGCGGTGGCGAGGTAGGAGCGCGTCATGGACCGTCTTTGATGCCTGGAGGCAGCCCCGAAGCGTGGGAGCTCATGAAGCCGATTCTCGTTCAGATAGCCGCGAAAATTGATCCGAGCGGGGCGACTCCGTCCCCAGGCGCTACAACCTTCACACAGGCAGAACTGGAGAATGCGTGTGTAACGCACATCGGGCCAGGCGGGGCTGGAAACTACGTGAAGATGGTCCACAATGGCATTGAGTACGGCGACATGCAGCTGATTGCAGAG GCTTACTATATGTTGAAGTATCTTTGTGGACAGTCAAATAAGCAACTGCAAGCAACCTTCACCGAATGGAATAGAGGTGAACTGAACTCGTATCTCGTCGAATTGACGAGCAAGATCTTCGCAAAGAAAGACTCCCTCTCTGACG CGTATCTAGTAGACCAGATTCTTGACGCAGCTGGCTCTAAGGGGACAGGAAAGTGGACTGTTCAGCAGGCTGCCGATGCAGGAGTTGCGGTGCCGACGATTGCTGCTGCCTTGGACATGCGATACATCAGTGACGATGTCGCGCTGCGAAAGAAAATGGCGAGTGTCTACGCGAAGTCATGGCCAGCACCCTCGCAGACCGCATCGGCCAGCGCAGATTTGGCGC GTGACGCGGCGAGGGCCCTGATGTGCGGGAAGATTTGCTGCTACGCACAGGGCATGCAGCTCCTTGCTGTCGTCTCAGAGAAAAGAGGGTGGCAACTCAACCTGGCGGAGATTTCACGAATATGGAAAG GTGGATGCATCATCCGAGCTGCTTTCCTCGACACGATGAGGAAAGCCTTTTCGGCGAATCCCTCGCTCAAGAACCTCCTTCTAGACCCACA AATCGCGCAGACTGTTGTCGCGGGTCTGCCCTCGCTGAAACGTGTGGTTGCAACGTCGCTCTGTACCTCACCGCCCGTTAGGCAGGAAGACTTCCCCATTCATCTCTCCGTCCCTTGTCATTCATCAAGCTATTTCTACCTTGCGGCAAACGCAACTGCTAAACTGCCGTTGAATTTGGTTCAAGCTCAACGAGACGCGTTCGGCGCACATACGTTCAAGCGCATTGATCGCGAGGGTGTCTTTCACGAGGAGAACTGGGCGACTGACGTCTGA
- a CDS encoding SF-assemblin/beta giardin protein (encoded by transcript BESB_040580) has product MAFAGQSTRSKLAVLSERIHGFEKQMECEAKQRREGEEGRLLAIREAIAKLEKTLNAEIKRRVEANKALQAMFESQLLGVQDKLSSVFVEKFEQLQCALDALNDRLALVEKEFAVEREKQTKEWEAKNNMIARDMTAIQEALESDKQTRSEREVQIAKSLGELEFRTEGKFEAEKNAREQKYDQIRDELEEAKRVRERGEEKFQTFVLEEVAALKKGLILESQAREGADDDIVQAVNHYTTALQDALRLVTTV; this is encoded by the exons ATGGCATTCGCGGGGCAGTCTACTCGATCGAAGCTCGCCGTGTTGAGCGAGAGGATTCACGGCTTCGAGAAACAGATGGAATGCGAGGCAAAACAACgcagggaaggagaggaaggccgTTTGCTGGCAATCAGGGAAGCGATTGCAAAGCTCGAGAAAACGTTGAACGCCGAGATAAAGCGTCGAGTTGAAGCGAATAAGGCGTTGCAAGCT ATGTTCGAAAGCCAGCTGCTTGGCGTTCAAGACAAGCTCTCGTCCGTCTTTGTTGAAAAGTTCGAGCAACTGCAATGCGCGCTCGACGCACTGAACGACAGACTTGCATTGGTTGAGAAAGAGTTTGCAGtcgagcgagagaagcagacaaaAGAGTGGGAAGCGAAAAATAATATGATCGCAAGGGATATGACGGCCATACAA GAAGCCCTTGAGAGTGACAAGCAGACGCGGTCTGAAAGGGAAGTCCAAATCGCGAAAAGTCTTGGCGAACTGGAGTTCAGAACAGAAGGGAAATTTGAAGCGGAGAAG AATGCGCGAGAACAAAAATATGATCAGATCCGCGACGAACTCGAAGAGGCGAAACGTGTCCGAGAAAGAGGGGAGGAAAAATTCCAGACTTTTGTTCTCGAAGAAGTTGCCGCGTTGAAAAAAGGTTTAATTCTTGAGTCACAG GCGAGGGAAGGAGCGGACGACGATATTGTCCAAGCGGTCAATCATTACACCACTGCTCTACAGGATGCGTTACGCTTGGTGACGACAGTATAA
- a CDS encoding hypothetical protein (encoded by transcript BESB_040600) translates to MAGRLLVLPVVLLASSLATALAFNGASNGDTAGPQEPRGDSGLAPGARPLPVPGPRPLRPDTSSAWIPGIEGHRGIVSESQQLAAKLAATPERTAVAEVLRHTAGSLKVTLDRLAASREAYLADHSKVMNVLQKYASARELLDAGLAYDKSSEKEIADRLRAARDAFNTLFVLLSTTTKRAESVEALADALAANQATAFAGLLKLAKANMTHRDASGRARTDQATPDDFAAVRAAVYNMQDLAAAAEHATRATVETKTKQTQELAFDLIRRYELLASNRQQPEEMHASSGRTRGISTTDDARDSEQILSQRAQAVEEVQAYIKEARAAEDALFKELTRDAFKTVQAVAEETANTNEAALKAMDTTPNPDTGSNTAVIFLGVLLCLAVAALLALTVYAVSVVMSFQSKINAARMGEQTGQAHIED, encoded by the exons ATGGCGGGACGACTACTTGTTCTCCCGGTTGTACTtctcgcgtcgtctctcgccACGGCGCTCGCGTTTAACG GAGCCTCTAATGGGGACACTGCAGGACCTCAGGAACCACGAGGCGATTCAGGGTTAGCGCCCGGGGCTAGGCCTTTGCCGGTCCCCGgtccgcgccctcttcggCCTGATACGTCGTCTGCTTGGATACCTGGAATAGAAGGACATAGAGGAATCGTCTCGGAGTCCCAGCAGCTAGCGGCGAAGCTGGCGGCGACCCCAGAGAGGACGGCTGTCGCGGAGGTTCTCCGGCATACTGCAGGAAGCCTTAAAGTCACTCTAGACCGTCTCGCAGCGAGCAGGGAAGCGTACCTGGCGGACCACTCAAAGGTCATGAACGTTCTCCAAAAGTACGCGAGCGCTCGAGAACTCCTCGATGCCGGACTGGCGTATGACAAGTCCTCGGAGAAAGAAATCGCTGACCGACTGCGAGCAGCGAGGGATGCTTTCAACACACTTTTCGTGCTCCTGAGCACGACAACGAAAAGAGCCGAGAGCGTCGAGGCTCTTGCGGACGCTCTTGCAGCAAACCAGGCTACCGCATTTGCTGGCTTGCTGAAGCTTGCCAAGGCAAACATGACGCATCGAGACGCTTCAGGGCGCGCCAGAACTGATCAGGCGACGCCAGACGACTTCGCTGCTGTCCGCGCGGCCGTGTACAACATGCAAGAtctggcagcggcggccgagcACGCTACACGGGCCACAGTTGAGACGAAGACCAAACAAACTCAGGAACTCGCCTTCGACCTTATTCGCAGATACGAGCTTCTCGCCAGCAACAGGCAGCAACCAGAAGAAATGCACGCTAGTAGTGGAAGAACACGTGGAATCAGCACCACGGATGATGCTCGAGATTCGGAGCAGATCTTGAgtcagcgcgcgcaggcggtcgAGGAAGTACAAGCATACATAaaggaggcccgcgcggctgAGGACGCTCTGTTTAAGGAGCTCACCAGGGACGCGTTCAAGACGGTGCAGGCAGTTGCTGAAGAGACCGCGAATACTAATGAAGCGGCTCTGAAGGCAATGGATACAACACCGAATCCAGACACAGGCTCTAATACTGCGGTCATTTTCTTGGGCGTGCTGCTGTGTCTCGCGGTAGCCGCTCTTCTGGCACTGACTGTCTACGCAGTTTCCGTCGTGATGTCCTTCCAGTCAAAGATCAATGCTGCCCGAATGGGAGAGCAGACCGGGCAGGCCCACATCGAAGACTAA
- a CDS encoding hypothetical protein (encoded by transcript BESB_040610) — protein sequence MWSIFAPEALTSPSEVVNNTAASCQSRTEADSGRSSMDATATASGAAAKSGRLSDDAQETPGGNAKKANGVGSQRGGNGSGAGASQAAKQRQRRQPPQARSGEDAAAVTSGPQAKEGEEEDWVEAQSKRLGRSQKASTKQAQKQKDAIDEAQRVLSSVWALTQAHPSVVPTYELLALFPLASPLLSVAGAKASSEASPKRGSKGGASQAAGDAQPSQTGAPAPVGVYETSHGGRGSSANTNRRGNAAQRGSGGSGKAGGAGGVRVAYVQVLGQTAGAAENPTGATVARSGEQQDPPGKPSSGRNNRQNKASSSGEDAGADKPSTQHRRHQQTKQGHGAKQGQAGPVIRNDRRGEAGSRHQKPPHQQVPTAAEDDDAVGDMIRRKLREAMTIEDLQLAVNEARGAGLIFEAQLGEKKLLKMSAGGF from the exons ATGTGGTCCATTTTCGCCCCAGAGGCCCTTACCTCGCCGTCAGAGGTTGTCAACAACACGGCCGCGAGTTGCCAAAGTCGAACAGAAGCtgacagcggccgcagcagtaTGGATGCGACGGCGACTGCGAGTGGCGCGGCAGCAAAGTCCGGGCGCTTGAGTGATGATGCGCAGGAAACGCCTGGGGGCAACGCCAAGAAAGCGAATGGCGTGGGCTCGCAGAGAGGTGGAAACGGCTCGGGTGCAGGAGCCTCTCAAGCTGCGAAGcaaaggcagcggcgccagcctcCACAAGCCCGATCCGGCGAGGACGCTGCCGCAGTGACTTCCGGTCCTCAAGCCaaagagggcgaagaggaggactgGGTCGAGGCACAGAGCAAGCGTCTGGGGAGGAGCCAAAAGGCTTCGACCAAG CAGGCCcagaagcagaaggacgcgattgacgaagcgcagagagTTTTGTCGTCGGTCTGGGCTCTCACGCAG GCGCATCCTTCGGTGGTGCCTACATATGAGCTTCTTGCGCTTTTCCCGCTGGCGTCTCCCCTCCTGTCAGTTGCGGGTGCAAAGGCGtccagcgaggcgtcgccgaaAAGAGGAAGCAAAGGCGGGGCCTCGCAGGCAGCTGGCGATGCGCAGCCCTCTCAAACCGG AGCACCCGCGCCTGTTGGCGTGTACGAGACGTCTCATGGGGGgcgcggctccagcgccAACACGAACCGCCGCGGaaacgcggcgcagcgaggtTCCGGAGGATCTGgcaaggcgggcggcgcaggaggcgttCGCGTCGCGTACGTTCAGGTGCTAGGCCAAActgccggcgcagctgaAAATCCGACAGGGGCGACGGTGGCGCGATCGGGGGAGCAGCAAGACCCTCCGGGCAAGCCTTCGTCTGGGCGGAACAACAGGCAGAACAAggcctcgtcttctggcGAAGATGCCGGCGCTG ATAAGCCGTCTACGCAGCACCGCAGACATCAGCAGACCAAGCAGGGTCACGGTGCCAAGCAAGGACAGGCCGGTCCTGTTATTCGCAACGACAGGCGGGGTGAAGCTGGATCACGCCATCAGAAACCGCCTCACCAGCAGGTGCCGACTGCCGCCGAGGATGACGATGCCGTCGGTGATATGATTCGAAGGAAACTGCGCGAAGCCATGACGATCGAGGACCTGCAACTCGCCGTCAACGAG GCGCGCGGTGCTGGCTTGATTTTCGAGGCACAGTTGGGAGAGAAGAAGTTGCTCAAAATGAGTGCAGGTGGCTTCTAA